DNA sequence from the Streptomyces sp. MST-110588 genome:
GTGTTCCAGGACGGTGTCCGGGGGCGTACCGGGGTGGTCTTGCGGGGACTGGGAGCGCCAGGCGCAGTAGCCGTCCGGGCGGATCAGCAGGGCGCCGCGCGGGCCGAGGCCGTGCGGGGCGGCGAGGTCCATGTCGAGGTGGTAGACCTCGACGGGGACGGACAGGAGGCGGGCGGCGCGTTCGGCTGCCGCGGCCCATGGGTCGCCGTCCGGTCCTACGAGGAGGACCAGGTCCCGGCCGTAGAGGTCGAGGGTGGACAGGGGGGCCTCGTCGTTCTGGGAGACGAAGACGTGGGGGGCGCGGCTGCCGGGGACGCCGGTCAGTTCGGCGAGCCGGAGGGGCGGGGCCGTGCCGGCGTCGTCGTACGGGGCGCCGGGTACCGCGCGGGAGCGGTAGCGGGTGCCGTAGGTGACGGCGTAGAAGTCCAGCAGCTCCTCGTTCTCGTAGCCGGGGAAGCGCCAGCGGGTGCGCCCGCGCGCCACGGCCTGGCGCATGTTGCGGTCGGCGACCGGCCGCCGTTCGGTCTCGTAGGTGTCCAGCAGGCCGGGCCCGGCGTCGCCACGCAGTACGAGAGCGAGCTTCCACGCCAGGTTGTGCGCGTCCTCCACGCAGGTCAGCCCGCCGAGGCTGCCGGTCGGTGGCATCAGGTGGGCGGCGTCCCCGGCGAGGAACACCCGGCCCACGGCGTACCGTTCGGCCACCCGTGCGCCGACCGGGAAGGTGAAGACTTTGCGGCCGGAGCCGGGGATCTGGTCGATCAGTTCGACGTCGAGGGTGGGGAGTCCGGTGGCCGCTCGGACCCAGGAGACGGGGTCCTCCGGGCCGGGGGATGTGGCGTTCGTGCCGGTCCCTTCGACGCTGCCCTTGCCGTCGCCCTGGCCGCCGCCTCTGCCGTCTTCCTCCGGTGGCCGGGACGTGCCGAAGAACCAGTGCAGGCCGGTGCCGTCCAGCGGGCCGAGGGTGGTGCCGGGGCCCGGCTCGGTGAGGTAGGCCATGCCGACCGGCCGGCCGCGCAGTGCCTCGGAGAAGTCGGCGCGTACGTTCATGGTGGCCATGTGGAAGAGGGTGCCGGGGCCGGCCGAGCCGATGCCCAGGGACTTCCGTACGGTGCTGGACGCGCCGTCCGCGGCGATCAGGTAGCGGGCGCGTACAGTCTCCGGCGCACCGTCCGGGCCGCGCAGCCGTACGGTCACGCCGTCCGGGTCCTGTTCGAAGCCGGTCAGCCGGGTGCCGAAACGGATCTCCGCACCGGCCTTCGCGGCGTGTTCCAGGAGTACGGCCTCCAGGTCGTTCTGGGCGACGGGGGCGAAGGCGCAGGGGGAGACGAGGGCGGAGAGGTCTTCGTCGGGAGTGGGGGTGGGGGCGGGGGCTTGGGCGTGGTTGGCCAGGGCTTCACCGGCGCCGTCATCCGTGCTTGCACCTTCGGCCGTGCCTGCGTTTGCGCCGTTGTCGCGGGCTTCGGTGAGCAGTTCGTGCTCGTCGGAGAGGGTGCGCGCGGCGATGGAGACCAGGGCGTCCGCGTCGGGGCCCTCGGGGCAGACGGCCCGGATCGCCTGTTCGGCGCCGGCCTGCCGGAACAGTTCCATGGCGCGGGGCAGCATGCCGCGCAGCCGCGGGTGGGCCAGGACGTCCGGGCGGCGTTCGACGACCAGGGCGGGCACGCCGTGCATGCCGAGGAAGAGCGCGGCGGACAGTCCGGTGAGGGAGCCGCCCACCACCAGGACCGGCACCTCTCGTACGGGCGCTTCCGGCACCGGTACCTCTCGCATGGGTCACCTTCTGGATGTCGTACGCCGTACGTTGAACGCCGTAGGTTGAACGTCATGCGTCGTGGGGCGGGTGCATACGTCGTACGGGTGTGCCGGTCCGCCGCTGGGACGGGCCGGCACACCCGGTGGACTCCGCGCTCACGGCGCGGTCCCTGTGGCATCAGATGTCATCAGGGCTTGTGGACGAACCACGGGGGCCACAGGCGCTGGTCCCGAGAGGGGGCTGCGGCCTTCGGCGGAGTGACGTTCTGTGCGCGGGCCAGCCTCTTCTTGAGCTGCTCGGTCATGATTCACCTCCTTGGACGCGTACGGAGGAACCCTCCGGCCGGACGGCCGGGGGAGATCAGGGGATGCGGCGCGCGCGGGGGCACGGCCGCTTTGGCGCGCTTGCCGCGGTGCGGTCGTCGCGGGTGCGGTCGCCGCGGTGCGGCCGGCCGTTCAGGCGGCGCGCCGCGTGGTGAGGATGCCGCGTTCGACCAGGTCCGCCAGACAGGCGCGGGCCTGTTCCAGCGCCTCCTCGCGCGCCACCTGGCCGGCCACCGCGTCGGCGTACTCGCCCGCGATGTGGTCGGCGTCGGTGCCGTCGCTGAGTTCGTACAGGTACCAGCCGGCCAGGTTCAGCCAGTGCACCTTGGGGCGCTGCGGGGTGAAGACGATCAGGGAGCCGGCCGCCTCCACGGAACGGGTCCGCAGACCGGGGGCCTTGGAGTACAGGACGTCAGACACCGGCGGTCTCCTTCACCGTGTCGAGCAGCCAGGCGACGAATGCCCGGCCGTGGTCGGTGAGCGCGCCTTCGCCGCGGGCGAGGATCTCCTCGCCGAGGTACTGCGCGCGCTCGGGGCCGAAGCGGTAGAGCGACGGCTTGTCCAGGGCCTCCGGTTCACCGAACCGTTCGACGATCTCGGGGGTGAGCCGGGTGCGCAGGGCGCGCTCGAACAGGGCCATGTGGGCGTACACGTGGAAGGCGCCCAGGGCCCGGTCCAGCGGCCATTCGTTGGGCGCGACCATCGACGCCCATTTCAGCCACGGCACCTTGACCTTGGGGCCCTCCGCCAGCAGTTCGGGCGCGGTGAAGATGCTGGCCGAGCGCTGGATGTCGAAGAGTTTGAGGTGCAGTCCTTCGTGGAGCGCGGTCTCGGCGAACCGCCAGGGCTTTTCCATGCGGTTGCGGGAGAAGAAGACCACCGCGGGGATACGTCCGACGTTGCCCGCCAGATACGTTTCGCCTTCGGTCCGTACGTCCACGACGCCGACCCCGACGTAGTGGGCGCCGACGCTCGCGCTCATCTCGGGCAGCAGGGCGTCCAGGGCCGCGAATCCCTCGTCCAACTGCCGTACGTCCTGCGGCGTCGGCTCCAGCAGGTCGCCGGGTACGCCGCGCAGGAAGTCGCGGTCGAAGGCGTTCAGGAAGGTACGGGCCAGGGGCGCGGTGGTGCCCTGGCCGGAGCCGCACAGCCACGCCCGGCGGTCCGGGGCCACCGTCACCGCACGGCCGCCGGAGATCTCGGCGCCGGTGGGCGGTGCCGTGGCGCCGTGCGCGTCGAGGGCCCGGGTGACCAACTGGAGCATGGTGACGACCTCGCTCCACGCGCCGTCGTCGATGTCTCCCCGCTCCAGGCGCGAGACGGCCTCGTCCAGGGTGACCCGTACCAACGGGTCCTCGGTGACGGCCGTGGGGATCTCGCCGTCCTGGTCGCGGATGCCGGCCGCGAGCTTGTCCACCTCGGCCGACCGCTCGCGGAGCAGGTCGAGCGCAAAACGGTAGAACTCGTTGGCCTTCAGGGTGATGGTGGCCGCGTCGCTGAATTCGGGGTGCGAGGCAAGTGAATGCTCAACAGCTATAAGGTCATCATTAAAGGTCGACACGGAAACCCCTTATGTAAAGGCTCGGCCAGCGCTTTGATGTAACTCGTGTTGCGTATGCGACGTCAAGAGTGCTGTGTGAAACGAAAGTTGCCGGGCGAGGGCGCGAACGTCAGTCGACGGTGATCGCATCGAGCTGTTGCCGCAGGTAGACATGGGAATCG
Encoded proteins:
- a CDS encoding FAD-dependent oxidoreductase; its protein translation is MREVPVPEAPVREVPVLVVGGSLTGLSAALFLGMHGVPALVVERRPDVLAHPRLRGMLPRAMELFRQAGAEQAIRAVCPEGPDADALVSIAARTLSDEHELLTEARDNGANAGTAEGASTDDGAGEALANHAQAPAPTPTPDEDLSALVSPCAFAPVAQNDLEAVLLEHAAKAGAEIRFGTRLTGFEQDPDGVTVRLRGPDGAPETVRARYLIAADGASSTVRKSLGIGSAGPGTLFHMATMNVRADFSEALRGRPVGMAYLTEPGPGTTLGPLDGTGLHWFFGTSRPPEEDGRGGGQGDGKGSVEGTGTNATSPGPEDPVSWVRAATGLPTLDVELIDQIPGSGRKVFTFPVGARVAERYAVGRVFLAGDAAHLMPPTGSLGGLTCVEDAHNLAWKLALVLRGDAGPGLLDTYETERRPVADRNMRQAVARGRTRWRFPGYENEELLDFYAVTYGTRYRSRAVPGAPYDDAGTAPPLRLAELTGVPGSRAPHVFVSQNDEAPLSTLDLYGRDLVLLVGPDGDPWAAAAERAARLLSVPVEVYHLDMDLAAPHGLGPRGALLIRPDGYCAWRSQSPQDHPGTPPDTVLEHTLRTLLHR
- a CDS encoding HEXXH motif-containing putative peptide modification protein, producing the protein MSTFNDDLIAVEHSLASHPEFSDAATITLKANEFYRFALDLLRERSAEVDKLAAGIRDQDGEIPTAVTEDPLVRVTLDEAVSRLERGDIDDGAWSEVVTMLQLVTRALDAHGATAPPTGAEISGGRAVTVAPDRRAWLCGSGQGTTAPLARTFLNAFDRDFLRGVPGDLLEPTPQDVRQLDEGFAALDALLPEMSASVGAHYVGVGVVDVRTEGETYLAGNVGRIPAVVFFSRNRMEKPWRFAETALHEGLHLKLFDIQRSASIFTAPELLAEGPKVKVPWLKWASMVAPNEWPLDRALGAFHVYAHMALFERALRTRLTPEIVERFGEPEALDKPSLYRFGPERAQYLGEEILARGEGALTDHGRAFVAWLLDTVKETAGV